The sequence below is a genomic window from Corallococcus silvisoli.
GCTCCGCGGAGATGCTGCCGCCGTGCTTGCGCACGAGGTCGAACATCGCGTGGTCCGCCTGCTTCGCGTGGGCGAAGAAGTCCGCCTTCTCCACCGCGTCCGGCTTCATCACGTTCACGTGCAGGTTGCCGTCGCCAATGTGGCCGAAGAGGCAGATCTCCCAGCCCGGGTAGCGGCTGGCGAACACGGCGTCCAGCTCCGCGCAGAACGCCTCCAGGTTCGCCACCGGCAGGGAGATGTCGTTCTTGTGCAGCACCCCCGTGGCGGAGAGGCTCTCGCTGATGGACTCGCGCAGCGACCACAGCTCCGCGGCCTGCCCCGCGCCCTGCGCCTGGGTGCCGTCGGTGACGAGCCCGCGCTCGAAGAGGGAGGACAGCCACGCCTCCACCGCCGCCGGCTCCCCGACCTCGGACTCCAGGAGCACGTAGCAGCCGCTGGGCGCCTCGAAGGGCGAGCGCAGCTTGCGGTGGCGCTGCACGCGGGCCAGACACCTGTCGGTGAAGAACTCGTAGGCGGACAGCGCGAGCGGGGCCTGGCGCGCGTCGCGGAACAGCCGCAGCACGGCGGCCACGTCCGGCACGGCGAAGAGGAAGACGTCCTGCTTGCCCGGCAGGCGCGTCAGCTTGAGGGTGGCCTCCGTGATGATGCCCAGCGTGCCCTCGCTGCCGATGAAGAGCTGGCGCAGGTCCACGCCGGTGTTGTTCTTCTCCAGCGCGCCGTTGAGCTCCAGCACCTGCCCCTCCGCCGTCACCACCTGGAGCCCCAGCACCCACTGCCGGGTGAGGCCGTAGCGGATGACCTTCACGCCGCCCGCGTTGGTGGCGATGTTGCCGCCCACGGTGCTGCTGCCCTTGGAGGCGAAGTCCACCGGCCACGTGAGCCCGTGCGGCGCGCAGTGCTGGTGCACCGCCTCCGTGACGGCGCCCGCCTGCACGCACACCGTGTTGCCGAGCAGGTCCACCGGCGCCATGCGGGTCATCCGCTTGAGGGACAGCACCACCTCGCCGTGCATGGCCACCGCCCCGCCCGCCAGTCCGGTGCGCCCGCCGGAGGGCACCACCG
It includes:
- a CDS encoding FAD-binding oxidoreductase — encoded protein: MSTVALPAAFLGAIAEAFPADFLTREPAELQEYGRDWTRVYAPAPGAVVFPRTTEEVARFVALCHQHRVAVVPSGGRTGLAGGAVAMHGEVVLSLKRMTRMAPVDLLGNTVCVQAGAVTEAVHQHCAPHGLTWPVDFASKGSSTVGGNIATNAGGVKVIRYGLTRQWVLGLQVVTAEGQVLELNGALEKNNTGVDLRQLFIGSEGTLGIITEATLKLTRLPGKQDVFLFAVPDVAAVLRLFRDARQAPLALSAYEFFTDRCLARVQRHRKLRSPFEAPSGCYVLLESEVGEPAAVEAWLSSLFERGLVTDGTQAQGAGQAAELWSLRESISESLSATGVLHKNDISLPVANLEAFCAELDAVFASRYPGWEICLFGHIGDGNLHVNVMKPDAVEKADFFAHAKQADHAMFDLVRKHGGSISAEHGIGLLKKDYLGYTRAPGELELLRTLKRALDPAGILNPGKILDA